The sequence below is a genomic window from Paroedura picta isolate Pp20150507F chromosome 12, Ppicta_v3.0, whole genome shotgun sequence.
tgccagctttcgctggcaggggctcctgggaattgtagtccatggacatctggagggccgcagtttgactacccctgcggtaggGCGTTTGTCACAATCAGCTGGGTTGGGTGGACAGGCATGGCCTTCGCTGCAGAAAGGAAGAATTGGAATGAACAGCCCTCCTCTGGTCTTTTCAGTCTGACTTCCCAGCACAGGTTCAATGCAGGCAAACAGTTCAGTGTGGAAACCGGGCAAGCTTCTGAACCGCAAAGCATTTGTTTTGCCTGAGCATGTAGTAGTCACGGAGATCCCTGGAACTGCTTGTGCAGTGATCCCAAACAGGATGCAGCAGTACGCATTCACAGCTCCTGGGAGACGATGAGTTCCACCTCCTGCATGAAGCTGGTGCTTGGGgtggagcagcaggaagaggtTGCTTTGCATGGGCAGCCAAAAATAAGTACGCCTCCTGTCACTGGTCACGGATGGTTGCTCTTGGCTCAGAGATAAAGGAATGGATTGGCCGGGGAAGAGAACAAGCTCTTCAGAGAAACAGGCCTTTAGGGTCAGTGCTGGGCTGTTCCAGCAAAGTCAGCCTGGAGCTCAAAGCACAAATAGGACAATCAGACGGATTCGTTGGGCTTAACATTTCCTCAATGCCAAGTAGGGCGTGGCTGTGTGGTTCAACATTATGGTATTGTCTTTGCATTCAGTACAACCCAAGTTCCTCTCCAGTAAGTAGCAGTAGTAGGAAAGACCTTCCTCtgacccaagaccctggagagctgccgccTGTCTTAGTGGACATTACTGAGCTAGGTGATCCAGCAGTCTAATTCTGATCAGTAGTGGAAAATTCCATCAAGGCACAGCCAATTCATGGCCACCCTGAGTGGtagtcagctctgggttgggaaatacctggagatttcaggggtgtagccagaggagggcagggttcaagggtaaggtgaccagattttaacattggtaaagcaggataccattgaccggggagggggggttcgattaaaaatttggtctatatggagcaacaaaattttttatagaatgcaaaaatagtattgtaatatatatatattttaatttcaacataagtacaatttgccaggtgcccccagctgtccctccaaaagtaggacaatctggtcaccttattcaaggGAGGGAATTCAATGGTGTATAATGAATATGTATAATCAGTGAATATGTATTGTGCCttgattaaataaaaataaatggtcaTTCGTAGCTTCACAATACGGAGATAATCTGGACCTCCCCATTCCTAGTTGGACAATCTGCAATGTCCCACTGGTCTTCAGAATATCTATTTAAAAAATTTCTACCCCACTGCACATCCAAAAGCTTCTGGAGCAGTTTCCAGATGAGCCCCATAAAATCCTAAATTCAAATAATTTAGtaaacagtaaaacacaataaaatattacAATCAGTGAACAAAGCTCTCATTTCCCCACTATATTCAATACAACCAGTATACatcacatggaggaggggagtTAGTTGTTTGGCAAAATTAACTTGAAAGACTGAGTGAACAGAAAAGTCCCATGGAGAGGGAGTTCCACACTGAGGCGGCCACCACAGAAATGGCCCCATCCAAGGTAGCTTCTCAAATCACCTCTGCTGCAGGAAACAGCCAGAGTAGGTCTCCACAGAGGGCTTAGTTCTCAGGCAGGTTAATTTAGGAGAAAGTGATCTTTTATGAATAGAGGAGGGATCAGGAGAATAGGAAAGTGAAGACTAGATAAGATAGCCACATGTGCTGCACAGTGAAGAACTACCAGTGTCCAAAATCTTGGGCTTATAGTACTGTCCTGGCTGCGGCCTAAAGACTAACAGCTTCTCGCTCTTGACTCATTTCACTAATGAGATCCAAGGAGCTGCCATAGAGATTAATATTAAGCCCTTCCCCGGAAGACAGGCAGGTAGAAACCAGGTGATTGTATTTCGGAGGCTATTGTCAGCCAGGGCAACAGTAACTCTATCTTGCTAGATTGGCTTCCTCGTGGCAGATACAATAGCACAACTGTGTCTGTAATGTGAACCTCCTATAATTACCGGAGTAGGAAGGCTTATGAGAGATGCATCAAAGAGCCACACGGAGGCCATCAGCGCAAGTTTTCTGGTCACAAGGGAACCCTGGCTCTAAAACCTGGAGCAGGACGGCTTTTTGGCCTGGAGACAGTGAGGATGCAACAGCAGCCGGAAAGGTAAGTTATTTCCTGCGTGGTATTTAAATGCTGATTGTTAAAGCAGACAGACGagtaaaaaacccaaacaaacagggACCTGGGAGAACAGGTGCTCCAAACATCCTTGCTTGACGCTGAAGTGTCCCCTTACTTGATCACAGTAATGGAGCCTGTGGATCTCTTTGTATGTTATTGGCCACTTAAGGTAAGGTTTGCATGTGCTATTGTTATAACATAACTGTCTGATATATTAACATCCCCAGAATATTGTTACAAATCCCACACCTGTGTGGCTGGGTAATCTTTGACATGCTAGAAtttattggtctgattcagccaggTAATTAAGAAAATACACTTAACAAAACTGCTAAGTCAGTTCAGCTGTATGAATCATATTAGCATTTTAAGTTTAATTTGGGAATTTCTGTatcattaatataaatatatgttCTGAGCTTTCAATGCTTTTTCATGACCGGCCAGGTACTGGGGGACTATAAAATAAAAGAGCCTAGAACTGTGGCTTAATTGGAAATAGCCAGTATTGTAAAGTAATAATAGTATTCTAGGACGGATCCAATTTGGGGCCAGAATTGACACTGCCATGTGGAAATGCCCAGTTGGGATACAATCTTACATTGGAATGGATTTAGGAGGATGTCTAAAAACTGACAGAAATTTGTCTCTATTACAGATGTTTGCCTATGATGTTGCACTGATTGGCAACTCTCTGTGTTTTTCCATCTACCAGGGTATCTCAAGTTCCAGAGGCTGAAAGCAATGAGATGGCAGAATTGGGGCCAGAGGCCCAGACCCTCATCCCGAGCCGCAGTAATCATAAAATCGATTGTATCATCTGCTATTGCTCCTATGATCTGTCGACCCACCTGCCTCGCCGTCTCTACTGTGGCCACACTTTCTGTCAGACCTGCATCAGGCGCCTTAACGTGGTGGCTAATGAGCAATGGTGGATTCCGTGTCCACAGTGCCGCCAAAACACACCCACCCCTCGTGGAGGAGTGACCATGCTTGACTTGGACTTGACAGCCTTCCTAGCGGTCAAGTCTGAGAAGGAGCATCCTCGGGTGATCGGAAAGATCGAATCTGAGCAGGTCTCGAAAGTACCTGCCAAGGAGAAGCCAATTACGCAGCAGCCCACTGGTCTTTGCCAGGAGACACTGCCGCAGCCATATTTTCCACGGAATAACTGCTGTGGCCACTGTCTTTGCTGTGTCACCACAGCTGCTTTTCAGGGCTGATGGAGTTTTTGATATGGGTAGCAGGGGCTGGCCCCCATGGAGCCTAGGACAAGGGCCATTTTAGGTCTGTAAACAAAGTCGTTGGCAAGCTCAACCAGGCATTATCTGAAAGCGGTCACCTTTTTCAGCCATCTAGGAAATCCCTTTCCTTGATTTGTTTCCAACCTTATCTTGTATATGGCTGAAAGCTGTGTATAAACCTTCCTAAATCAGGTCTGTTGCTGATGACAGATGGTAGTTTACAAATATGCCAATGGTGGTTAGGCCAGTCTTCTTCAACCCTTTGTCTGCCATTCTACAGTCTTTTCCTATGGATTTTGGTAATTAGTTACTGCTCATTTTATCCACAGAATTTATCTAATCTTCAACTGGACTTGGTAAGGGATCCCATAATGGCAATGGACAGTGGGACACTTGGGAAATACTGTTATGGGCCTACTGTTATGGAGGGGGGACAAGAATAAAGAGGACAGGTTGGCTGTTGCAACTTCTTTTGCTGCTTGAAGTAATCCCAAAGTTCTGTGATTTTTGGTATCACCAAATTTATGCCTTAATAGGTATATACCCTTCTCTGTTCTGCTAAATTGAAGGAAGATGGAGTGTACAAAATTTGAAAAGTGAGAAGGAGAGGACATAAACCTTGTAATGAGTTGTGAAATGTGTACATGTGTAAAATCAGAAAGGGTGGAAAGAACAATGATAACACAAATTCTTCGTTTTCTGAAGTCGTGAATAGCTGGCCACGTACACAATCACAATTTAGAGAAAATATgataaagcagcagcagcagctgcatactACTGGAACCTCAATTGTTGCTGAATAATGTGCTTATTAGTTTTATTTCATTATATGATTCCATTTTGGTTTCAGAACAAAGAAAGTAAACTAATTAATCCCCATCTAAAATGTAATCAAGCAGTCACCAAAAATGCATAATTTGCAATGTTGAGTCATAACATTTCAGTTCAAGGCATCTTGATTAATtgttactgatttttaaaattaaatatgtatGCATGCGTTTTCAGATGTTTTTTATAtgtgcatttcagtgtctgtaaaTTTATCTGGTGATAGTAAATTCCTGCCTATTTAAATCATGTAAATAGGTATACAGACTATGTGGTCTGAAACCACAGCGTTCCCAGTGTGGCAATGAAAAGGCGACTTGTGGTGAAGGGAGAGTAAACTGACGTATTACATAATTTCATACTCCACATTTTCTTAAAAGTCTAAGCCCTCCAAGGTATTTATGTAGCAATAAAGCCTTTATTGATGTAGCAATAAAGCCTTTATCGATGACTGGTGGAATTTGTGTCACACCTCACCActgtttgaccgtttatgcactgagaacttcactgccccagctctcatgcaggagcacaaatcaggggtggatgaggcacaccaggccaaatgctcccccatgtgggtgcaggaagaggcggggcaacctgccacaactaaaactccagcctgcagcctggcatgaaacctccagtgcgtaaacggtctttgtgaaGACTGAATGGAAGCTGTGACACAGGAACTCTTATCTTTTAATTTCATGTGTATGTGGGAAATATACCATTGGTCATCAATATACAATGATCAAATTACCTGgccttttaaaagaagaagaagtagagttggttcttatatgctgcttttctctaccaggagtctcaaggcggcttacaattgccttccctttcctctcccaacaacagacaccctgtgaggtaggtgaggctgagaaagccttgatattactgaagaagaagagttggttcttatacaccacttttctgtacctgaaggagtctcaatgtggcttacagtcaccttccctttcttctccccacaacagacatcctgtgaggtaggagaggctgagagagcgctgatatttctgctcggtcagaacagctttatcaaggctgtggccagcccaaggtcacccagctggctgcatgtgggggagtgtggaatcaaacctggcttgctagattagaagtctgtgctcctaactactacaccaagctggctctctttatcgGGGATAGGGTAAGTTCCTATCCTGAGGAGTTTACAATCTAAAACCTGATATGAAGGGAGGTGGTAGAATAAATAGGGAAATAATAGGAGTCTTTGGTGGCATTTGAACATAATTGGAGGCCCTGTTGTGCTTTATTAGAATGTCTTGGAGCCCAGTGTTATATTCTTGCTCCAATAGCAAGATCTGGAATTAAGTCTACATAGCTAATACCTCTAAACAGCAATAAGTCATGCTGGGTTGCTTTCTGTTTAGCATTATGTTTGAGCATTAAGAAATGACAGGAAACCTGTTAAACTAGTATCACTGCCATCTTCTTCATATATAAAGTCAATAAACCTAAGACTGCTATTACAGGGCAACTTAAAATAGCTTTTGTCAGTCTTGTTCTTCTTGACGTAAGCTGGCTTTCAACCCAGCCAAGTGAGTAAATACAGCCATTGTTGACAGGTTTCCCTGGGCACATTTTGTATCTTTTTCCAATTCAAGAGTCCTATTGTCAAAAGATAAAGGAACCCTTCTTTATGTAAGTTCTGTAAATGTGCTAATATGGCCTCTGTCAACCAGGTGAGGCATCAAATGTAAAAGCATCAAGAACAAACTTTTCAGTAattgttgtgataataaaatgaaGGTGTGCATcttgagctctttggagggatagattcaaatgagtagccgtgttggtctgaagtagcacaataaaatcagagtcttaaaggtgatactggactctgatttctttgGAGGGAGGCTGTGATAAAAATACAATAGACAAATCACTGGGTTTCTCTACTGGAAACAACCTCACTTCTTGTTTCTACCTGTTATGCTAGtgtaaaaggaacaaaatatctTGCACATTTATAAAGTGGCAATTGTCAAGGTTAAAAATAGATTCTTCTTATCTGGCAGGGCCCCAGATTATGTTAGCAGTTGCAAATGATGTGGTCTTCCATCTTAAAGAACATGGACAAAATGCCCTTTTCTCTTTAGAAAGGAAAACAAGGATAGAATGTAATGAAATAATACACATATTTAtcccatttaaaatgtttaagcTAAGACTCATGATGGCTTTGGTTTTATGAGTTGGCAACTGGCCAATGATGTAATTTTAGCTAAGACATACGGCTTTGGTCAGTTGCCAATCTTAGGCAAAAACTGAACATATTCCCCAACACTACAAGTCCCAAAAGGGGGAAATCGCACACCTATTTAATATTTCTTCTTGTCCTTGCAACTGAAAAAACAGTGCCCCACCCAGCCCCACAACTGGCAACTGTCTGGACAGAGCTCCAGTCCTTGGCAGTTGTCCTGACCAAGTTCCCTTTCACAGCAGGTAGAAATGCCACAtagtttttaatgttattttatggTACTCAGGTCCCATTTAGTTTCTAATGGCCTATTTCTTATTTGCTCATTAAAAAATTAGAGACCAGTAAAACCAGGCCTTATTTAGGCCTAATGACACTCAGAGAGGCCTAGTTGCTGACAAAAACAAAGCCTATTTTAAAGTTTCTCCTGGGCATCAAGCATGTAGCATGTGGGCTGTGTTCCCAATAAGAAtgtttatcacacacacacaagaacacACTCTTTATTTCTGTGTAAAGTTATCCAGAACAACAGCTCCCAGTTCTGTATGCAGGATCATAACACCATTAATGTTACTTAGAACAGAAACCCAGACTCTGAAAAAAGGACTGACAACACTCTTCCCTGAATGATGAATATCACGAGATAATGAAAAGGTTTTCGTTTTTGCAGTCTTATTTGTTATCTGTTGCCGTGTTTATTTTTTGGACCTCCTCAATACTTGAAAGAAACCACTCAATGGAAAGTGGTTAATATCTTAATAAAAGTGGAGGTGAGCAATAGTCATTTTGTGGGACATTCTTGTGGTATGCCATCTCTGCCTCTCGCTTGGCCATTTTTGGAACTTATTGTCAATTCTGTGGCCatggcttttgtttgttttacaggaGTTGGCCTGAATATTAAGACAGTAAAAATAAGAGAGGACAATTCtaaccatttataaatatgtatttTAGGCAATTTGGGTTTTTATGTACTGGTTAGAGTGTCAAACTAAGATGTGGGAGTCCCTGGTATCCaacttatatcattctcctctccattttatcttcacaacaactctgagtTATTTTaggttaaagcagcctttctcaacttttctactattgagaaacccttgaaacattcttcaggctttgagaaacctcagaaatgacGCGATTGTGCAGATTGTTTACTCAGCCAGCTGGGACCCCTCCCCGGAACTCCTCCCcggaactcctccccttcccaccacctccaggcccattagtggccattttgagagggttgggtgggttgacatgaccatacgcggtctgagcccagtgtacctgagagactgtctctccacctataccccccaaagagcattacactccaccactgccaactggctggtgatccctggccccaaacaagcacattggtcctcaacgaggtccagagctttttcc
It includes:
- the RNF224 gene encoding RING finger protein 224; translated protein: MQQQPERVSQVPEAESNEMAELGPEAQTLIPSRSNHKIDCIICYCSYDLSTHLPRRLYCGHTFCQTCIRRLNVVANEQWWIPCPQCRQNTPTPRGGVTMLDLDLTAFLAVKSEKEHPRVIGKIESEQVSKVPAKEKPITQQPTGLCQETLPQPYFPRNNCCGHCLCCVTTAAFQG